CCATGATATGGCTTAAATAAATCTTTTCTTTAAAAGTCCGATAATTAAATGATATAAATTTTAAATTAAAAATAATAAAAGAAACCTAGAAAAAATAAAATATATAGAATATAATGAAACGATAATTTTTTACAATTATAAATAATATAAAAGGAAGGTATGAAAAATGAAAATAGCTATTGGCAGTGATCACGGTGGATTTGAATTAAAGGAAAAAGTAATAAAATTTTTAACAGGAAATGGATATGAAGTTTTAGATCTAGGATGTAACTCTATGGATTCTGTAGACTACCCTAAATATGGAAGATTAGTAGGAGAAGCAGTAATTGAAAAAAAAGCTGATAAAGGAATTGTAATCTGCGGGACTGGAATAGGAATTTCTATTGCTGCAAATAAAGTGAAGGGTGTAAGAGCTGCACTATGCACAAACACAACTATGGCCAGATTGACTCGTGAACATAATAATGCCAATGTATTATCTA
This sequence is a window from Psychrilyobacter piezotolerans. Protein-coding genes within it:
- the rpiB gene encoding ribose 5-phosphate isomerase B, producing MKIAIGSDHGGFELKEKVIKFLTGNGYEVLDLGCNSMDSVDYPKYGRLVGEAVIEKKADKGIVICGTGIGISIAANKVKGVRAALCTNTTMARLTREHNNANVLSMGARMVGDILALEMVDVFLTTEFEGGRHQKRIDQLEG